A genome region from Rhodopseudomonas boonkerdii includes the following:
- a CDS encoding DUF1501 domain-containing protein, producing MTMDCCESRTLSPTRRSLLLSGAAFAAWAYLPKFARAADGRDPRLVVVILRGALDGLATVAPLGDPDYAGLHGSIALLKDGQNAALPLDGFFGLHPAMPEFARMYRDRQAAIVHAVATSYRERSHFDGQDVLESGYPGPGRVQSGWLNRAIEALPRGERVAAGLAVGPTTPLVLRGAAPTVGWAPVDLPNAADDTAMRLLQLYRDRDPALATALSQGLKLDKLAVGDDMKPKGGNPIVAMRQVARGAAKLMAADDGPRVAALAFDGWDTHAQEGGPVGRLAQLLGGLDGALAEFQNGLGAHWRDTIVVVATEFGRTAKINGTAGTDHGTGTIALLAGGAVKGGRVIADWPGLANGKLYEGRDLAPTTDLRAVLKGVLHDHLGVNERALAERVFPDSAQVKPAKGLVA from the coding sequence ATGACGATGGATTGTTGTGAAAGCCGGACGCTCTCTCCGACACGCCGTTCGCTGCTGCTCTCCGGCGCAGCCTTTGCGGCATGGGCCTATCTGCCGAAATTCGCGCGTGCCGCCGACGGCCGCGATCCACGGCTGGTCGTGGTGATCCTGCGCGGCGCTCTCGACGGTCTCGCCACCGTCGCGCCGCTTGGCGATCCCGATTACGCGGGGCTGCATGGATCGATCGCGCTGCTGAAAGACGGACAGAATGCGGCGCTGCCGCTCGATGGTTTCTTCGGCCTGCATCCGGCGATGCCGGAATTCGCGCGGATGTATCGCGACCGGCAGGCGGCGATCGTCCATGCGGTGGCGACGTCCTATCGCGAGCGTTCGCATTTCGATGGGCAGGATGTGCTGGAAAGCGGCTATCCCGGTCCGGGCCGCGTGCAGTCCGGCTGGCTCAACCGGGCCATCGAGGCGCTGCCGCGCGGCGAGCGCGTGGCTGCGGGTCTCGCGGTCGGGCCGACCACGCCGCTGGTGCTGCGCGGTGCAGCGCCGACCGTCGGCTGGGCGCCGGTCGATCTGCCGAATGCAGCGGACGACACGGCGATGCGGCTGCTGCAGCTCTATCGGGATCGCGATCCTGCATTGGCGACCGCGCTGTCGCAGGGGCTGAAGCTCGATAAACTCGCGGTGGGCGACGACATGAAACCGAAAGGCGGCAACCCCATCGTGGCAATGCGCCAGGTCGCACGCGGTGCGGCCAAGCTGATGGCCGCCGATGACGGGCCGCGTGTTGCCGCGCTCGCTTTCGATGGCTGGGATACGCATGCGCAGGAAGGCGGGCCGGTCGGCCGCCTCGCGCAGCTGCTCGGCGGCCTCGATGGCGCGCTGGCCGAATTCCAGAACGGGCTCGGCGCACACTGGCGCGACACCATTGTGGTGGTCGCGACCGAATTCGGCCGTACGGCGAAGATCAACGGCACCGCGGGCACCGATCACGGCACCGGAACGATCGCGCTGCTCGCGGGTGGCGCGGTGAAGGGGGGCCGGGTGATTGCGGACTGGCCGGGACTCGCCAACGGCAAATTGTATGAGGGACGCGATCTCGCGCCGACGACGGATTTGCGCGCGGTGCTGAAGGGCGTGTTGCACGATCATCTCGGCGTCAACGAACGCGCGCTGGCGGAGCGGGTGTTCCCGGACAGCGCGCAGGTGAAGCCGGCGAAGGGATTGGTGGCTTAG
- a CDS encoding lysophospholipid acyltransferase family protein — protein MIRLVAVALTMFTMIVLLAPLQLISIAFGWRLQQVIPHIFHTVLCAVIGIRIHEVGERSRTAPLLILANHASWLDILVIGAKTPVVFVAKSEIAKWPLFGWLARMQRTIFVERERRQSTGATAREIGDRMVSGDAVVLFAEGTSSDGIRVLPFRSALVGSVHHALGESMHHDEVVVQPMSLAYVGFGGLPVGRALHQRIAWYGDVDLIPHLVGILTSGAIDVTVTWGEAVAYDISADRKRIARDAENAVRQMTTAALRAGPPKKVQTAPATEAAPAIA, from the coding sequence ATGATCCGTCTCGTCGCCGTCGCCCTCACGATGTTCACGATGATCGTGCTGCTGGCGCCGCTCCAGCTCATTAGCATTGCCTTTGGCTGGCGCCTGCAGCAGGTCATCCCGCATATTTTCCACACCGTGCTCTGCGCGGTGATCGGCATCCGCATTCACGAGGTTGGCGAGCGCAGCAGGACCGCCCCGCTGCTGATCCTCGCCAATCACGCCTCCTGGCTCGACATCCTTGTCATCGGCGCGAAAACGCCGGTGGTTTTCGTCGCCAAGAGCGAGATTGCCAAGTGGCCGCTGTTCGGCTGGCTCGCCAGAATGCAACGTACCATTTTCGTCGAGCGCGAACGCCGCCAGAGCACCGGCGCCACCGCGCGCGAGATCGGCGACCGCATGGTCTCCGGTGATGCCGTGGTCCTGTTCGCCGAAGGCACGTCGAGCGACGGCATCCGCGTGCTGCCGTTCCGCTCGGCGCTGGTCGGCTCCGTGCATCACGCGCTTGGCGAGTCCATGCATCACGACGAGGTCGTGGTGCAGCCGATGTCCCTTGCTTATGTCGGCTTTGGCGGCCTTCCGGTCGGCCGCGCGCTGCACCAGCGAATCGCCTGGTACGGCGACGTCGATCTCATCCCGCATCTGGTCGGCATCCTGACCTCCGGCGCCATCGATGTCACCGTCACCTGGGGCGAAGCCGTCGCCTACGACATATCCGCCGATCGCAAGCGAATCGCCCGCGATGCAGAGAACGCCGTGCGCCAGATGACCACGGCGGCGCTACGCGCCGGTCCGCCAAAGAAGGTGCAGACCGCACCCGCCACCGAAGCTGCACCGGCGATTGCCTGA
- a CDS encoding glutathione S-transferase N-terminal domain-containing protein has product MIDLYYWSTPNGHKITIFLEETGLPYKMIPVNIGKGDQFKPEFLAIAPNNRIPALVDHDPKGGGKPVSVFESGAMLLYLAEKTGRFLSADLHARYDTIQWVFWQMGGLGPMAGQNHHFRNYAQEKITYAIDRYVNETNRLYGVLNKRLADRDFIAGEYSIADMASYPWIVPFKNQGQDIDDFPHLKHWLERIAQRPAVQRAYAVAKQVNPNFGQPPAKTDEERKILFGQTSRVVKD; this is encoded by the coding sequence ATGATCGACCTCTACTACTGGTCCACCCCGAACGGTCACAAGATCACGATCTTTCTCGAAGAGACAGGGCTGCCCTACAAGATGATCCCGGTGAACATCGGCAAGGGCGATCAGTTCAAGCCGGAGTTCCTGGCGATCGCGCCGAACAACAGGATCCCGGCGTTGGTGGACCATGATCCGAAAGGTGGCGGCAAGCCGGTTTCGGTTTTCGAGTCCGGCGCCATGCTGCTCTATCTCGCCGAAAAGACCGGCCGGTTCCTGTCGGCCGATCTCCATGCGCGCTACGACACCATCCAGTGGGTGTTCTGGCAGATGGGTGGGCTCGGACCCATGGCCGGGCAGAACCACCACTTCCGCAACTACGCGCAGGAAAAGATCACCTACGCCATCGATCGCTATGTCAACGAGACCAACCGACTCTACGGTGTGCTCAACAAGCGGCTCGCGGATCGTGATTTCATCGCTGGCGAATATTCCATCGCCGACATGGCGAGCTATCCGTGGATCGTGCCGTTCAAGAATCAGGGGCAGGATATCGACGACTTTCCGCATCTCAAGCATTGGCTGGAGCGGATCGCGCAGCGCCCGGCGGTGCAGCGCGCTTATGCGGTGGCAAAACAGGTCAATCCGAATTTCGGTCAGCCGCCGGCCAAGACCGACGAGGAGCGCAAGATCCTGTTCGGGCAGACATCGCGTGTGGTGAAGGACTGA
- a CDS encoding PAS-domain containing protein: MQIDWPMFLSPGTETAIVVIAALGITLAVRLRRQRYQARQRAAQQHATAERLTAALDRIDIGIVLLNADTRAEFINRAFRDYFALPDAKADSKPPLIALMYHARDTNAYTIPNDEIDHFIARRIEQIRAGNPAPETLRLANGRVLRLSCAVLPDGGRMLSYTPVNDLIRHDDDTADRDYYLALRDGDVFDSRLDAAE, encoded by the coding sequence ATGCAGATCGACTGGCCCATGTTTCTCAGTCCGGGAACAGAGACCGCAATCGTCGTGATCGCGGCCCTCGGCATTACGCTGGCCGTTCGCCTGCGCCGCCAACGCTATCAGGCCCGGCAACGAGCGGCGCAGCAGCACGCCACGGCCGAACGCCTTACCGCAGCGCTCGATCGCATCGATATCGGTATCGTGCTGCTCAACGCCGACACCCGCGCCGAATTCATCAACCGCGCCTTCCGCGATTACTTCGCGCTGCCCGACGCCAAGGCCGACAGCAAGCCACCGCTGATCGCGCTGATGTATCATGCACGTGACACCAACGCCTACACCATCCCCAACGACGAGATCGATCACTTCATCGCCCGTCGCATCGAGCAGATCCGCGCCGGTAATCCGGCCCCGGAGACGTTGCGCCTCGCCAATGGCCGCGTGCTGCGGCTGAGCTGCGCCGTGCTGCCCGATGGCGGGCGGATGCTGAGTTACACGCCGGTGAACGACCTGATCCGCCATGACGACGACACGGCCGACCGGGACTATTACCTCGCGCTGCGCGACGGCGACGTGTTCGACAGCCGGCTGGACGCGGCGGAATAA
- a CDS encoding glutathione S-transferase family protein, giving the protein MTLQLFELVGTEENRPFSPYCWRTRMALAHKELEAISIPWRFTEKEAIARHKSEKVPVLLDGERAINDSWSIATYLEDAYPDRPSLFGGDGGRAMGRMINWWGDAVMIPGMVSLIILDIYNHLSPIDQAYFRETREARFKKTLEEASATRDRDVETFRKSLDPVRLTLRSQPFLGGEQPNYADYIVFGPFQWARAISGFQLLQPNDAIYVWREKLLDAFGGMARKSAGYDV; this is encoded by the coding sequence ATGACCCTGCAATTGTTCGAACTCGTCGGTACCGAGGAGAATCGGCCCTTTAGCCCCTATTGCTGGCGCACGCGCATGGCGCTCGCGCATAAGGAACTCGAGGCGATCTCGATTCCGTGGCGCTTTACCGAGAAGGAGGCGATCGCCCGGCACAAATCCGAGAAGGTGCCGGTGCTGCTCGATGGCGAGCGTGCGATCAACGACTCATGGAGCATCGCGACCTATCTCGAGGACGCTTATCCGGATCGCCCGTCGCTGTTTGGCGGTGACGGCGGTCGGGCTATGGGGCGAATGATCAACTGGTGGGGCGATGCCGTGATGATTCCCGGCATGGTCTCGCTCATCATCCTGGATATCTACAACCACCTGAGCCCCATCGATCAGGCGTATTTTCGGGAGACACGCGAAGCGCGGTTCAAAAAGACTCTGGAAGAAGCTTCCGCGACCCGCGACAGGGACGTGGAGACATTTCGCAAATCGCTCGATCCGGTCAGGCTCACGCTCCGCTCGCAGCCGTTTCTCGGCGGCGAGCAGCCGAACTATGCCGATTATATCGTGTTCGGTCCGTTCCAATGGGCGCGTGCGATCTCCGGATTTCAGCTTTTGCAGCCGAACGACGCGATCTATGTCTGGCGCGAGAAATTGCTTGATGCATTTGGTGGCATGGCGCGGAAGTCGGCAGGTTACGACGTATAG
- a CDS encoding cysteine-rich CWC family protein: MTNRTGTDRLPGEVSQSRCLTCQACGTEFGCDLFGNCWCAEEPAKLPMPAAGGDCLCRDCLRRAAAAHARATSM; this comes from the coding sequence ATGACAAATCGGACAGGAACGGACCGCTTGCCCGGCGAGGTATCGCAGAGCCGCTGCCTGACCTGCCAGGCCTGCGGCACCGAATTCGGTTGCGACCTGTTCGGCAATTGCTGGTGCGCCGAGGAACCCGCGAAGCTGCCGATGCCCGCTGCCGGCGGCGACTGCCTGTGCCGCGACTGCCTGCGCAGGGCCGCCGCGGCGCACGCCCGCGCGACGTCGATGTGA
- a CDS encoding DUF1800 domain-containing protein: MARDPQGALIALNRFGFGARGGASGDIVNAASDPRGYVKAELARPQAVMLELPGLQTTPELAQAMFAYQLEVKTAREAAAKAPVEPEKKPEAPAMTGNTMMTVQPDAAKPAPVAQMPPNVVQKTFRTEALARIQRATIAECGFVERLVVFWSNHFCISANKGEPARMWAGSFEREAIRPHVLGRFADMVKAVEQHPAMLFFLDNQQSVGPNSRAGQNGKRGLNENLAREIMELHTLGVGGGYTQADVTSLARIITGWTFAGREGKIGTPGSFAFNANAHEPGPQQLLGKTYDDTGVAQGEAALADIARHPSAAKFIALKLAQHFVSDAPPPALLARLEGVFRKTDGDLKAVTLALLDSNEAWQAPISKLRTPYEYLIASGRLLARIPEDPGRYFAGLQTLGQPLWTPSGPNGFPDGNAAWAVPEGMKLRLDIAAQVSSRIPDSIDPRELLEVVAGEAASTETRQTIARAETRQQALALLLMSPEFQRR, translated from the coding sequence ATGGCCCGCGACCCGCAAGGCGCGCTGATCGCGCTGAATCGTTTCGGCTTTGGCGCCCGGGGCGGCGCATCGGGCGACATCGTCAACGCCGCGTCCGACCCCCGCGGCTATGTGAAGGCGGAGCTCGCGCGTCCGCAGGCGGTCATGCTGGAGCTGCCGGGCCTGCAGACGACACCGGAACTCGCCCAGGCCATGTTCGCCTATCAACTCGAGGTGAAGACGGCACGCGAAGCAGCCGCCAAGGCGCCTGTCGAGCCCGAGAAGAAACCGGAAGCGCCGGCTATGACGGGCAATACGATGATGACGGTGCAGCCCGACGCGGCCAAACCCGCGCCCGTCGCCCAGATGCCGCCGAATGTGGTGCAGAAGACCTTTCGCACGGAGGCGCTGGCACGGATCCAGCGGGCCACCATCGCGGAATGCGGCTTTGTCGAGCGGCTCGTCGTGTTCTGGTCGAATCACTTCTGCATTTCGGCGAACAAGGGCGAGCCGGCACGGATGTGGGCGGGCTCGTTCGAGCGGGAGGCGATCAGGCCGCATGTGCTCGGCAGATTCGCCGACATGGTGAAGGCGGTGGAGCAGCACCCGGCGATGCTGTTCTTCCTCGACAACCAGCAGTCCGTCGGCCCGAACTCGCGCGCCGGACAGAACGGCAAGCGCGGGCTCAACGAAAACCTCGCGCGCGAGATCATGGAACTGCATACGCTGGGTGTCGGCGGCGGTTATACGCAAGCCGATGTGACGTCGCTGGCGCGCATCATCACGGGCTGGACCTTTGCCGGACGCGAAGGAAAGATCGGCACGCCCGGCAGCTTCGCCTTCAATGCCAATGCGCATGAGCCCGGTCCGCAACAACTGCTCGGCAAGACCTATGACGATACCGGCGTCGCCCAGGGCGAGGCGGCGCTCGCCGACATCGCGCGGCATCCCTCGGCGGCGAAGTTCATCGCCCTCAAGCTGGCGCAGCATTTCGTATCGGATGCGCCACCGCCGGCGCTGCTGGCGCGTCTGGAAGGCGTGTTCAGGAAGACCGACGGCGATCTGAAGGCCGTCACGCTGGCGCTGCTGGATTCGAACGAGGCCTGGCAGGCGCCGATCAGTAAGCTGCGGACGCCCTACGAATACCTCATTGCTTCCGGGCGATTGCTTGCGCGCATCCCGGAGGATCCCGGCCGTTACTTCGCGGGCCTGCAGACGCTCGGACAACCGCTCTGGACTCCGTCGGGGCCGAACGGTTTCCCCGACGGCAACGCGGCATGGGCCGTACCGGAAGGCATGAAATTGCGGCTCGATATCGCGGCTCAGGTGTCGTCGCGCATTCCCGACAGCATCGATCCACGCGAATTGCTGGAGGTCGTGGCGGGCGAGGCTGCCTCCACCGAAACGCGCCAGACGATCGCACGCGCGGAGACGCGGCAGCAGGCTTTGGCGCTGCTGCTGATGTCCCCTGAATTCCAGAGGAGATGA
- a CDS encoding DMT family protein, with protein MPTFISPLLLPILMLLASNIFMTFAWYGHLKFKDHGLPLVIMVSWGIAFFEYWLAVPANRWGSEVYNAAQLKTMQEVITLVVFAAFSVLYLKEPLGWNHALGFAFIALGAFFIFHKW; from the coding sequence ATGCCGACTTTCATTTCGCCGCTGCTGCTGCCGATCCTGATGCTGCTGGCTTCGAACATTTTCATGACCTTCGCCTGGTACGGGCATCTCAAGTTCAAGGATCACGGGCTGCCCCTGGTCATCATGGTGAGCTGGGGCATTGCCTTTTTCGAATACTGGCTGGCGGTGCCCGCCAACCGGTGGGGCAGCGAGGTCTATAACGCCGCGCAGCTGAAGACCATGCAGGAGGTGATCACGCTGGTCGTGTTCGCCGCCTTCTCGGTGCTCTATCTGAAGGAGCCGCTGGGCTGGAATCACGCGCTTGGCTTTGCGTTCATCGCGCTCGGGGCGTTTTTCATTTTTCACAAATGGTGA
- a CDS encoding sensor domain-containing diguanylate cyclase: protein MSFQPIDDDSAMFDLAPVSLWIEDFSDVKALFQQWQEQGVDDMETFLLANPERVRQCSQSIRIIKVNQKTLSMFGARDLNHLMVSLGLVMRDDTFKSHVSELSQLWSGKTDFSSHTVNYTLKGDRLDVQLHGRVLPGYEDSWKRVMISIEDVTERETARRRLAKSENYAFGLFAHSPVSLWVEDFSGVKRLIDEVRARGVEDFRVFTDVHEEFVERCMSEIRVLDVNSRTLELFGAPDKQTLLLSLAEVFRDEMGPHFREQLIDLWEGRLFQQREVVNYALDGTKLHLLLQFSVLPGYERDWSQVQVALTDITARKKAEAYLEFLGTHDVLTRTYNRAFFTEELNRLERKRKASHPVTIIVADLNGLKAANDQLGHGAGDALLRRAGEVFGSLVEKPATVARVGGDEFAVILPLTDEAGGDAVIATLEELIELNNQYYPDTQLTMSVGVATSATGEQLVDVVKRADIEMLQAKRSYYEHPERDRRSRTARNL, encoded by the coding sequence ATGTCTTTTCAACCTATCGATGACGACTCCGCCATGTTCGATCTCGCGCCGGTGTCGTTGTGGATCGAGGATTTCAGCGATGTGAAGGCGCTGTTCCAGCAATGGCAGGAGCAGGGCGTCGACGACATGGAGACCTTCCTGCTGGCAAATCCGGAGCGGGTGCGTCAATGTTCGCAATCGATCCGCATCATCAAGGTCAACCAGAAGACGCTGTCGATGTTCGGCGCGCGCGACCTCAATCATCTGATGGTCAGTCTCGGTCTGGTGATGCGCGACGACACCTTCAAGAGCCACGTCTCCGAACTGTCGCAGCTGTGGAGCGGCAAGACCGACTTTTCCAGCCACACCGTCAATTACACGCTGAAAGGCGACCGTCTCGACGTCCAGCTGCACGGCCGGGTGCTGCCCGGCTACGAGGACAGCTGGAAGCGGGTAATGATCTCCATCGAGGACGTCACCGAGCGCGAGACTGCACGGCGACGCCTCGCCAAGAGCGAGAACTACGCTTTCGGCCTGTTCGCGCATTCGCCCGTGTCACTCTGGGTGGAGGACTTCAGCGGTGTGAAGCGGTTGATCGATGAGGTGCGCGCGCGCGGCGTCGAAGATTTTCGCGTTTTCACCGACGTCCACGAGGAGTTTGTCGAACGCTGCATGAGCGAGATTCGCGTGCTGGACGTCAACAGCCGCACGCTGGAGCTGTTCGGCGCACCCGACAAGCAAACGCTGCTGCTCAGCCTCGCCGAAGTGTTTCGTGACGAGATGGGGCCGCATTTTCGCGAGCAGCTGATCGATCTGTGGGAAGGGCGTCTGTTCCAGCAGCGCGAGGTCGTCAACTATGCGCTGGACGGCACGAAGCTGCATCTTCTCCTGCAATTCTCGGTGCTGCCGGGCTATGAGCGCGACTGGTCCCAGGTCCAGGTCGCGCTTACCGACATCACCGCGCGCAAGAAGGCCGAGGCGTATCTCGAATTTCTCGGCACCCATGACGTGCTCACACGGACCTATAACCGCGCCTTTTTCACCGAAGAGCTCAATCGGCTGGAGCGCAAGCGCAAGGCGTCGCATCCCGTCACCATCATCGTCGCCGATCTGAATGGGCTGAAAGCCGCCAACGACCAGCTCGGTCATGGTGCAGGCGATGCGCTGCTGCGCCGAGCCGGCGAGGTGTTCGGTTCGCTGGTGGAGAAGCCAGCCACCGTGGCGCGCGTCGGCGGCGATGAATTCGCCGTCATCCTGCCGCTGACGGATGAGGCCGGCGGCGATGCGGTGATCGCGACGCTGGAGGAGCTGATCGAGCTCAACAATCAATATTATCCGGACACGCAGCTCACGATGTCGGTAGGTGTTGCCACCAGCGCGACGGGCGAGCAGCTGGTGGATGTGGTGAAGCGCGCCGATATCGAGATGCTGCAGGCCAAGCGCAGCTATTACGAGCATCCGGAGCGCGACCGCCGCAGCCGGACGGCACGCAATCTGTAG
- a CDS encoding lytic transglycosylase domain-containing protein, giving the protein MIDLPVSIRRVLLPASVAVIVVSHPLAAHARASHAAEHLLSHADLKTISEATRLAGAGKLDAATRTRDHIRDPLGRKVTEWVILRSDGDNEFARYAEFIRANPAWPGMTLLQRRAEARLWIERADAATVRTFFSGGEPRTALGQLAMARALASLGDSRAIRFASAAWRSDGFSASTEAEVLKLFGARLTQADHAARMHSRLYANDFDTAMRAAKHLGPGAVAIVSARAAVIGKKPKAAALLAAVPANVRSDPAYQFTRIQWLRRSGRDSEAAKLMLSAPRDPSVINSPDIWWVERRALVRSLLDDGQAKLAYRLAHDAAPEKETYRVDRSFMAGWIALRFLRDPQTATRHFNEIPGLTRGPTALARAQYWLGRAADAGRNRAAAQQHYALASQHGTTYYGQLACARIGCRHTRLRTPPALSPAQRTTLANRDLVRAVEVLYASGNRRLVVPFVGDLHRSNDTALLAMVAESARKHRDPGAMLAVGRAALNRGLAFDSYAFPATGLPDFAPIGAKTDKSLVYAITRTESAFNPRITSGALATGYMQVTPAAGQTLARRMGFTFNNERLHNDPAYNLQLGSAEIANLLSDYDGNHVLAFVGYNAGRGRVRQWIARYGDPRQADVDVVDWVERIPYAETRNYVQRVLENLQVYRSRFGSPVLAIEADMRGRQS; this is encoded by the coding sequence GTGATCGATCTACCCGTTTCCATCCGGCGCGTGCTGCTTCCGGCCAGCGTCGCAGTCATCGTCGTCAGCCACCCCTTGGCCGCCCATGCGCGCGCATCGCATGCCGCAGAGCATCTGCTGTCGCATGCCGATCTCAAGACCATCTCTGAAGCAACCCGTCTCGCTGGCGCGGGCAAGCTCGACGCCGCGACGCGGACACGCGATCACATCCGCGATCCGCTTGGCCGCAAGGTTACCGAATGGGTGATCCTGCGCTCCGATGGCGACAACGAATTCGCGCGCTACGCCGAATTCATCCGGGCCAACCCCGCCTGGCCCGGCATGACGCTGCTGCAGCGGCGCGCGGAGGCGCGGCTGTGGATCGAGCGCGCCGATGCCGCGACCGTGCGCACGTTTTTCTCCGGCGGTGAACCGCGCACGGCCCTCGGGCAGCTGGCGATGGCCCGCGCACTCGCCTCCCTCGGCGATAGCAGGGCCATTCGCTTTGCCAGCGCCGCCTGGCGCAGCGACGGCTTCTCGGCGAGCACCGAGGCCGAGGTGCTCAAACTGTTCGGCGCACGATTGACGCAAGCCGATCACGCCGCGCGTATGCACAGCCGTCTCTATGCCAACGATTTCGACACCGCGATGCGCGCCGCAAAACATCTCGGCCCGGGCGCCGTCGCCATCGTGTCCGCACGCGCCGCCGTGATCGGCAAGAAACCGAAAGCCGCGGCCCTGCTCGCCGCCGTGCCGGCAAATGTCCGCAGCGATCCCGCCTATCAGTTCACCCGTATCCAGTGGCTGCGCCGCAGCGGCCGCGACAGTGAAGCCGCCAAACTGATGCTGTCGGCGCCGCGCGATCCCAGTGTCATCAACAGCCCTGACATCTGGTGGGTGGAACGCCGCGCGTTGGTGCGATCGCTCCTCGACGACGGTCAAGCGAAGCTTGCCTATCGTCTCGCGCATGACGCAGCGCCGGAGAAGGAGACCTATCGCGTCGATCGTTCTTTCATGGCGGGCTGGATCGCGCTCCGTTTCCTGCGCGATCCGCAAACGGCCACACGTCATTTCAACGAAATTCCCGGCCTCACCCGCGGCCCCACGGCGCTGGCGCGTGCGCAATACTGGCTCGGCCGCGCCGCCGACGCGGGCCGCAATCGCGCGGCGGCGCAGCAGCATTACGCCCTCGCCTCACAGCATGGCACCACCTATTACGGCCAGCTCGCTTGCGCCCGGATCGGCTGCCGCCACACCCGGCTGCGCACGCCGCCAGCGCTGAGCCCGGCGCAACGCACGACGCTCGCCAACCGCGACCTCGTGCGGGCCGTCGAAGTTCTCTATGCCAGCGGCAACCGTCGCCTCGTTGTCCCGTTCGTCGGCGACCTCCACCGCAGCAACGACACCGCCCTGCTCGCGATGGTCGCCGAATCCGCGCGAAAACACCGTGACCCCGGCGCCATGCTGGCGGTCGGACGCGCCGCGCTCAATCGCGGTCTCGCTTTCGACAGCTATGCCTTCCCAGCCACCGGCCTGCCCGACTTCGCACCGATCGGCGCGAAGACCGACAAGAGCCTGGTCTATGCGATCACCCGCACCGAAAGCGCGTTCAATCCGCGCATCACCTCGGGCGCTCTTGCCACCGGCTATATGCAGGTGACGCCCGCCGCCGGCCAGACGCTGGCGCGGCGGATGGGCTTCACCTTCAACAACGAGCGTCTGCACAACGACCCCGCTTACAATCTGCAGCTCGGTTCGGCCGAGATAGCGAACCTGCTCAGCGACTATGACGGCAACCACGTCCTTGCCTTTGTCGGCTATAATGCCGGGCGCGGGCGCGTACGCCAGTGGATCGCGCGCTACGGCGATCCGCGTCAGGCCGATGTCGATGTCGTGGATTGGGTCGAGCGCATTCCCTATGCGGAGACGCGCAACTACGTGCAGCGCGTGCTGGAAAACCTGCAGGTCTATCGCTCCCGCTTCGGCAGCCCGGTGCTGGCCATCGAGGCCGACATGCGCGGTCGCCAAAGCTGA
- a CDS encoding aldo/keto reductase: MEIRNLGRSGLRVSAVGLGCNNFGQRTDLETSRKVIHKAIDLGITLFDTADIYAGMGGSETVLGEVLGDRRKDIVLATKYAKPMSTDGTKQGASRRYIMNAVEASLRRLKTDYIDLYQQHEFDDRTPIEETLRALDDLVRQGKVRYIGHSNFPAWRIAEAEFTARQMGVTPFVSSQDEYSLVVRDIECDLLPAAQQYNLGLLPFFPLANGLLTGKYKPGAEPPADSRFAKAPALRERSATPRNEAIATKLDLFAQQRGRTLLELAFSWLAARPQVASVIAGATRVEQIEQNVKAASWKLSAEDMAEIDRITLG; this comes from the coding sequence ATGGAAATCCGCAATCTCGGCCGCTCCGGCCTGCGCGTCTCGGCCGTCGGTCTTGGCTGCAACAATTTTGGCCAACGCACCGATCTCGAGACCTCGCGAAAGGTAATCCACAAGGCCATCGATCTCGGCATCACGCTGTTCGACACCGCGGACATCTATGCCGGCATGGGCGGCTCAGAGACGGTGCTCGGCGAAGTGCTGGGCGATCGCCGCAAGGACATCGTGCTGGCGACCAAATACGCCAAGCCGATGAGCACCGACGGCACCAAACAGGGCGCCTCGCGCCGCTACATCATGAACGCCGTGGAAGCCAGCCTGCGTCGGCTGAAGACGGATTATATCGACCTCTATCAGCAGCACGAATTCGACGACCGCACGCCGATCGAGGAAACGCTGCGCGCGCTTGACGATCTCGTCCGCCAAGGCAAGGTGCGTTATATCGGCCATTCGAATTTTCCGGCCTGGCGCATCGCCGAGGCCGAATTCACCGCGCGCCAGATGGGCGTCACGCCCTTCGTCTCCTCTCAGGACGAATACAGCCTCGTCGTCCGCGACATCGAATGCGACCTGCTCCCTGCCGCGCAACAGTACAATCTCGGCCTGCTGCCGTTCTTCCCGCTCGCCAATGGCCTGCTCACCGGCAAATACAAGCCGGGCGCCGAACCGCCGGCCGACAGCCGCTTCGCCAAGGCGCCAGCCTTGCGCGAGCGCTCCGCGACACCGCGCAACGAGGCGATCGCGACGAAGCTCGACCTGTTCGCGCAGCAGCGCGGCCGCACGCTGCTCGAACTCGCCTTCTCCTGGCTCGCGGCGAGGCCGCAGGTGGCGAGCGTCATCGCCGGCGCGACGCGCGTGGAACAGATCGAACAGAATGTGAAGGCCGCAAGCTGGAAGCTGAGCGCGGAGGACATGGCGGAGATTGACAGGATCACACTGGGCTAG